The Mercurialis annua linkage group LG2, ddMerAnnu1.2, whole genome shotgun sequence genome contains a region encoding:
- the LOC126667182 gene encoding phytoene synthase 2, chloroplastic-like: MSSIFSVSAKPCIRSNHAKSVVTRAKAQVMIAPTQSNSTSALPQQIIVRNDVHVREIVERQSQSDSLLARQHLCKKPEFHPLFLEEAYEGCKHICAEYAKTFYLGTLLMTEERQKAIWAIYVWCRRTDELVDGPNADYMSSSVLDRWEERLHDIFDGRPYDMLDAALTDTVFKFPLDIKAFKDMIEGMRMDTRKSRYSNFEELYRYCYYVAGTVGLMSVPVMGIAPEASASAQTIYNAALNLGIGNQLTNILRDVGEDARRGRVYLPQDELEQFGLCDKDVLDGKVSDGWREFMKEQITRARYYFNLAEEGASQLDKASRWPVWSCLMLYRKILDAIEDNDYDNLTKRAYVGKTEKLLTLPLAYSKAQSPNQFDLSSTMLEYLGIYQNTFLIKK, from the exons ATGAGCTCAATATTTTCAGTTTCGGCTAAGCCTTGCATTAGAAGCAACCATGCCAAATCTGTAGTTACAAGAGCAAAAGCTCAAGTGATGATAGCTCCAACCCAATCAAACTCAACTTCTGCTTTACCTCAGCAAATAATTGTTCGTAACGATGTTCATGTGCGCGAAATTGTCGAAAGGCAGTCGCAATCTGATTCGTTATTAGCCCGCCAACATCTTTGTAAAAAGCCAGAGTTTCATCCTTTGTTTCTTGAAGAAGCTTATGAGGGCTGCAAACACATTTGTGCTGAATATGCCAAGACTTTCTACCTAG GAACTTTACTAATGACAGAGGAAAGGCAGAAAGCTATTTGGGCAATTTATG TTTGGTGTAGGAGGACAGATGAACTAGTAGATGGACCCAATGCAGACTACATGAGCTCCTCTGTTCTGGACCGATGGGAAGAACGATTACACGATATCTTCGATGGCCGGCCTTATGACATGCTCGATGCTGCACTTACCGATACTGTTTTCAAGTTTCCCCTAGACATTAAG GCATTCAAGGACATGATTGAGGGAATGAGAATGGATACAAGGAAAAGTCGGTACTCGAATTTCGAAGAGCTGTACCGTTACTGCTACTATGTTGCTGGGACTGTGGGCCTAATGAGTGTTCCTGTAATGGGAATAGCACCCGAAGCTTCTGCTTCTGCTCAGACAATCTATAATGCAGCACTCAACTTGGGTATTGGCAATCAGCTCACTAACATCCTCAGAGATGTAGGAGAGGA TGCGAGGAGAGGAAGAGTTTACCTCCCACAAGACGAGCTTGAACAATTCGGATTATGCGACAAAGATGTTTTGGATGGAAAAGTAAGCGACGGATGGAGAGAGTTCATGAAGGAACAAATTACAAGAGCAAGATACTATTTCAACCTTGCTGAAGAAGGAGCCTCTCAACTCGACAAGGCTAGCCGTTGGCCG GTATGGTCATGCTTGATGTTGTACAGAAAAATCTTGGATGCAATTGAGGATAATGATTATGATAACTTGACCAAGAGAGCTTATGTTGGAAAGACTGAGAAGCTTCTCACCTTGCCCTTAGCATACTCTAAAGCTCAATCCCCAAACCAATTTGATTTGTCATCAACAATGTTAGAGTATTTAGGAATATATCAAAACACATTTCTGATCAAGAAATGA